One genomic window of Bacillota bacterium includes the following:
- a CDS encoding alcohol dehydrogenase catalytic domain-containing protein produces the protein MKAAVLRNFSEPLSIEDVPVPKVQDNEILVKVKACGMCGTDIKIWKGYKEVKELPLIMGHEPSGEIVELGDGVKDFKIGDRGIAHFYLCCGHCLFCKTNRETLCSNIRGRLGFELDGGFTEYIVIPAQNFIPIPDELSFEDACIIPDAISTTYHALSKVPVSDADNVLIMGLGGLGLHALQLAKAMGANVIGVDISEEKLDFARGLGFENLVLYDQNQARYKDSILQITNGADISIVLETVSSSETINSNLELLGKSGKVILNGYRPDPVDIPIYTFVLKELSMYGSRASCRSDVLEVIKLITDGRLKPVVSKKYRLEEINCALEDLFRGKNIGRQVISFE, from the coding sequence ATGAAGGCAGCGGTTTTAAGAAATTTTTCAGAACCTCTTTCAATAGAGGATGTGCCTGTTCCAAAGGTTCAAGACAATGAAATCCTGGTAAAAGTAAAGGCGTGTGGAATGTGCGGGACAGATATAAAAATATGGAAAGGATACAAAGAAGTAAAAGAGCTGCCATTAATTATGGGGCATGAACCTTCCGGTGAAATTGTCGAATTAGGTGATGGAGTAAAAGACTTTAAAATAGGAGACAGAGGCATAGCCCATTTCTATTTATGTTGTGGTCATTGTTTATTCTGCAAAACAAATAGGGAAACTCTATGCAGCAATATAAGAGGACGGCTGGGTTTTGAATTAGATGGTGGTTTTACAGAGTATATTGTAATACCGGCGCAGAATTTTATCCCCATACCGGATGAGCTTAGCTTTGAAGATGCATGCATAATACCGGACGCGATTTCTACAACGTATCATGCTTTATCGAAGGTTCCCGTCAGTGATGCGGACAATGTCCTGATTATGGGTCTGGGAGGGCTTGGGCTCCATGCTTTACAACTAGCCAAGGCCATGGGTGCAAACGTGATAGGTGTTGATATAAGTGAAGAAAAATTGGACTTTGCACGTGGATTGGGATTTGAAAATTTGGTTCTTTATGACCAAAACCAAGCGAGGTATAAAGACAGTATTTTACAAATAACGAATGGTGCAGACATATCCATCGTCCTGGAAACTGTCTCTTCATCGGAAACAATAAACAGTAACTTGGAGCTATTGGGGAAATCAGGCAAAGTAATCCTGAATGGTTATAGGCCTGATCCGGTAGATATTCCAATTTACACCTTTGTATTGAAGGAATTGTCCATGTACGGTTCACGGGCTTCATGCAGAAGTGATGTCCTAGAAGTAATTAAATTGATCACCGATGGCCGCCTAAAACCTGTTGTTTCAAAAAAATATAGACTTGAGGAAATAAACTGTGCCTTAGAGGATTTATTTCGGGGCAAAAATATCGGCAGACAGGTAATTTCATTCGAATGA
- a CDS encoding amidohydrolase family protein → MFDSIVLNGNIVYPGRIIQCGNIGIRNGKIEAITGPDTILQGAHVIDATGKYIFPGIIETHSHLGVGAGEEDFLTETSSAAIGGVTTILFFLRDNSSYDEIFRYVMSKGEEKAYTDFSFHIVLITEEHLNSIPKYIDEFGITSFKHYLTYRGEDAKTTNFGGNPIKFDNICDGYILESFERLSKYPKAVAIVHAEDIEIVHRAKKRLIGEGRSDLEAWALSRPVIAEVEGVRRALTFAKEAGCRVNILHITSELALNVAIEFRKVYDKVFIEACHPYMILNEKDVTSKKYKLRPPLRTKRDNERLWEAVKAGDINTIGSDHVPRKLAAKMGDIWSSSAGAPGTPFLFPVMLSEGYHKRNMPLIDIAKTLSLNPARLYGLYPHKGDIGVGFDADMVIVDLDREYVLKSSDISQYSDYILYEDLKVKGFPETTMIRGKIVVQNGEVVGDSGWGRFVRR, encoded by the coding sequence GTGTTCGATTCAATAGTACTAAACGGCAATATCGTATATCCGGGACGTATTATTCAGTGTGGCAATATTGGTATAAGGAATGGGAAGATTGAAGCAATAACAGGCCCTGATACGATACTACAAGGCGCACATGTAATAGATGCAACGGGTAAATATATTTTTCCAGGAATAATAGAAACCCATTCTCATTTAGGTGTAGGTGCAGGGGAAGAGGATTTTTTGACAGAAACAAGTTCTGCTGCGATTGGCGGTGTGACAACAATATTGTTTTTCCTGAGAGACAACTCTTCTTATGACGAAATATTCAGGTATGTTATGTCTAAAGGAGAGGAAAAAGCATATACCGACTTCTCTTTCCATATTGTTTTAATAACCGAAGAGCATTTGAACTCTATACCGAAATATATTGATGAATTCGGCATAACTTCCTTTAAGCATTACTTGACTTATCGTGGAGAAGATGCAAAAACTACAAACTTTGGAGGAAATCCAATTAAATTTGATAACATTTGCGACGGATATATATTGGAAAGCTTTGAAAGGCTCTCCAAATATCCAAAGGCGGTTGCGATAGTCCATGCCGAAGATATTGAAATAGTCCATAGGGCAAAAAAGAGGCTTATTGGCGAGGGCAGGTCGGACCTTGAGGCATGGGCTCTATCAAGGCCAGTTATTGCAGAGGTTGAGGGAGTAAGAAGGGCACTGACCTTTGCGAAAGAGGCGGGCTGCAGGGTTAATATACTTCATATTACTTCAGAATTAGCGCTGAATGTAGCAATAGAATTCAGGAAGGTCTATGATAAGGTTTTCATCGAAGCCTGTCATCCCTATATGATCTTGAATGAAAAGGATGTAACGTCTAAGAAATATAAGCTAAGGCCTCCATTGAGAACCAAGAGGGATAATGAGAGATTATGGGAAGCGGTTAAAGCGGGAGATATAAATACAATCGGCTCGGACCATGTACCGCGTAAACTAGCAGCCAAAATGGGAGATATTTGGAGCTCGTCAGCCGGTGCCCCGGGAACACCGTTCCTGTTCCCGGTAATGTTAAGCGAGGGTTATCATAAAAGAAATATGCCCCTTATAGATATTGCAAAAACCCTTAGTCTAAATCCAGCACGGCTATACGGCCTTTATCCCCATAAGGGGGATATTGGTGTGGGCTTTGACGCTGATATGGTTATTGTTGATTTAGACAGGGAATACGTTTTGAAATCTTCGGATATTTCGCAGTACAGCGATTATATTTTATACGAGGACTTAAAGGTAAAGGGTTTTCCGGAGACCACCATGATAAGGGGTAAGATAGTTGTTCAAAATGGAGAGGTGGTTGGAGATTCCGGCTGGGGTAGGTTTGTGAGACGATAA